One Solanum stenotomum isolate F172 unplaced genomic scaffold, ASM1918654v1 scaffold10327, whole genome shotgun sequence DNA window includes the following coding sequences:
- the LOC125849770 gene encoding glucan endo-1,3-beta-glucosidase A, with protein sequence MAFLTSLIASLLLVGLLIQISGAQPIGVCYGKIANNLPSDQDVIKLYNANNIKKMRIYYPNTNVFNALKGSNIEIILDVPNQDLEALANPSNANGWVQDNIRNHFPDVKFKYIAVGNEVDPGRASGKYARFVGPAMENIYNALSSAGLQNQIKVSTATYLGLLTNTYPPRDSIFREEYKSFINPIIGFLARHNLPLLANIYPYFAHADDNVPLSYALFKQQGLNDAGYQNLFDALVDSMYFATEKLGGQNIEIIVSESGWPSEGHPSATLENARTYYTNLINHVKGGAGTPKKPRKTIETYLFAMFDENRKDGKPSEQHFGLFYPDKRPKYQLNFN encoded by the exons ATGGCTTTTCTAACTTCTCTTATAGCTTCCCTTTTACTTGTTGGGCTGCTAATCCAAATTTCAG GAGCGCAGCCTATCGGAGTATGCTATGGAAAAATTGCCAATAATTTACCATCAGATCAAGAtgtcataaaattatataatgctaataacatcaagaaaatgagaatttACTATCCAAATACAAATGTCTTTAATGCCCTCAAAGGAAGTAACATTGAAATAATTCTTGATGTCCCAAATCAAGATCTTGAAGCCCTAGCCAATCCTTCAAATGCCAATGGTTGGGTTCAAGATAATATAAGAAATCATTTTCCCGAtgttaaattcaaatatatagcCGTTGGAAATGAAGTTGATCCTGGTAGAGCTAGTGGTAAATATGCACGATTTGTTGGTCCAGCAATGGAAAATATTTACAACGCGTTATCTTCAGCAGGATTGCAAAATCAAATCAAGGTCTCAACCGCGACATATCTAGGGCTCTTAACCAACACCTACCCACCTAGAGATAGCATTTTTCGCGAAGAATATAAAAGTTTCATTAATCCTATAATTGGATTTCTAGCAAGACATAATCTTCCACTCTTAGCCAATATTTACCCTTATTTTGCCCATGCTGATGATAATGTTCCTCTTTCTTATGCACTTTTCAAGCAACAAGGGCTAAACGATGCAGGATATCAAAATCTTTTCGATGCCCTTGTGGATTCAATGTATTTTGCTACGGAGAAACTTGGAGGACAAAATATTGAGATTATTGTATCGGAAAGTGGTTGGCCTTCTGAGGGTCACCCTTCAGCAACTCTAGAAAATGCGAGgacttattatacaaatttaattaatcatgTGAAAGGAGGGGCTGGAACACCAAAGAAACCTAGAAAGACTATAGAAACTTATTTATTCGCGATGTTTGATGAAAATAGAAAGGATGGAAAACCAAGTGAGCAACATTTTGGACTCTTTTATCCTGATAAGAGGCCAAAGTATCAACtcaattttaattaa